In Phyllopteryx taeniolatus isolate TA_2022b chromosome 1, UOR_Ptae_1.2, whole genome shotgun sequence, the following proteins share a genomic window:
- the ccdc115 gene encoding coiled-coil domain-containing protein 115 isoform X2, translated as MKRCLLSWTRWNYWRKNEPVSTPSSSSLTISCSLQGWFFISKARYSMGNKQVSALQYASEIKPLVSVRVRTLAHENVEFCSESPKYNRECHYTNAPVEDIGPQEEGIRRRIKPKNVSGEKEAVEELSRKTSPEDLPASKSEQNPQRNPLHWFGILVPQSLKQAQLSFKQVIELSAEIATLQVLILNTRQELKRCFREKDERKRTKDDRPGR; from the exons GTCTCAACTCCCTCATCGAGCAG TCTCACCATTTCCTGCTCTCTGCAGGGATGGTTCTTCATTTCCAAGGCGCGATATTCCATGGGGAACAAGCAAGTGTCAGCTCTTCAGTATGCAAGTGAGATAAAGCCACTGGTCTCTGTTCGTGTAAG AACACTTGCTCACGAAAATGTCGAGTTCTGCAGTGAGTCCCCAAAGTATAATAGAGAGTGTCATTACACCAATGCACCTGTTGAAGACATTGGCCCACAAGAGGAAG gcATCAGAAGAAGAATAAAACCTAAAAACGTTAGCGGTGAAAAGGAAGCAGTTGAAGAATTAAGTCGTAAAACATCACCTGAAGACCTTCCAGCCTCAAAAAGTGAACAGAATCCTCAGCGAAACCCACTTCATTGGTTTGGTATTTTGGTGCCACAATCCCTGAAACAAGCCCAGTTGTCATTCAAGCAAG tcattgaGCTGTCTGCCGAGATTGCAACTCTTCAAGTGCTCATTTTAAACACCAGGCAAGAGCTAAAGCGCTGCTTTCGAGAGAAAGATGAGAGAAAGAGGACAAAGGATGACAGACCAGGACGCTGA